TCTTGCAGTTGAAATTTAGTGAAGCAAGGGAAGTATGTTTTCATTCCTGGATGAAGGAAGCATTAGATGTCTTTGCTTCTAAGCTCACAAAGAGAAATAATGACGATGAACCTCAGACATGCCCTTTCGATGAATTCAATTCTAACACAATGTTTTATGAAGAACCTAGAATCAGCATTGAAGCTAATGATCATTTGACCTGTGAGGAGGATCTAATTAGCCTTGTAGCTAAGCCTTCTTTAGGTAAGCTACTGTTCAATGAAGATTCGAGATCAAAGCCGTTGTTGTTTAGTAATGTAGCCAACTCAATGTTCAGTGAAGAAGCAACAATGAATACCAAATCCCAGAAGATGTTCAATGATGAAGTAGGAAATAGCCATGTAGCTCCCATGTTTGTTGAAGGTAAAAGAATAAGCATTGCTACTTTCAGCTAGCAAACAAATGTAGGAGAAACCTCAAGACTTCTAAGAACCAATCGAGGGTGAGGAACCAGGGACGACGCCTATCCAGAAGAACTCTCGATGAGGTGGCAGCCAAGAATCAGCATAATGTAAGGGAGACAGACAGAACCTTGAAACGCTGTCAACAGAAATTTTGATTATTTGGCATTAATGCCCCCAATCTCCAAAGAAAGGAGAACCATATATGGACCAGAGAAAAGAACCCTCCAATCCATGCCTGATAGAATTCTCATATTGTCACTTTATCCAGATAAGAAATTTGAGTTAGCAACTAATTTCAAACACCAGTTATTGGTTATGTTTGATAGAAAGATCTTTCAGGATAGAGAGATTTAGAGGTTAATTGCAAAAGTTTCTAACTTCATTCTTTAGTTCATTCATTCTTTGTTAGCTTTTATTCTTACTTTGTCGAAAGAATGTACATAAACAATTGTTTGATTCTGTATAAAGAACACCAAAAttgaaccaaaaaaaataaaattgtctcTTTCATTTGGAACTATAAATTCTTCTCTAATTTGTCGGCATAACCCCGTTCATTCAATAATTGAACTATATAATAATGGATTTGAAGTTCTTGACTTGTCTAAGTTCTGGACAAATTTATTACTGTTGGCATGGCTAGGTGAAGAACTTGATTTTTCGACTTCTTCTACCAACCATATATTAGTTTTATTTTGAACTCTAGAAAGAGACTAGTTCAACATATTATTGCCGACATGATAGAAAATAATGAAGCCGATTGCAGTTGACTGAATGATAACATATAAGGTAGTTGCCTTGAAAGAGAGAAACATGTTGCATTGTTTAGCATTATTTTGTTGGAAGTATCCACAGGTCGTGGAGTGTTTTTGAGAATCATATGATTTTATTTAACGATGTTACGACATGTTTGTTGGAAGTTCACGAGGAAGACATACCCACCAAGCACCAAAAATCTCTTAAAAAACTAGTAACTCAAGATATGGTTGATGAagtactaaatataaaaatgagAAATAGCGGTTCCCTCATTTCACTTCATCTGCCTCTCACCTGAATTGTAGTGTGATTTTGTTAATATCTGAGTAGTTTATCTCGCCTAATGTTGAAAATGTATTTGCCAGGTGCAAAGCTAAATTTAAAGTTAATGGGCCCAGAATAGGTATACATTTTAGTTTTCCCGGCACGTATTCATAATTTAAAGCGAAAGTAATGGGTTCAGTTGAATACATTGAACTAGCCTTGTATTCCCTTTTGCGAAAGCGGGCCACCTTTTGCCCATCGGCAAAACAACCCTGGGTTGGCTTGGTCATATGCACCAGGCTAGTCACCACTCTCACTGTGGAAGAAGATGATCTACGGCAGGTCAATGACccgtttatttattaattcagcCTATTTTGACTCTTATAAATTCAGTTTAATATGTCCAATTTGACACCCCTAATCTACGCTTCACTACGACAAGTTGCAGGAGCTTAGTAATATGAATTGGTGAAGTTCTATTCAGTTTTCTCTGTATTTTGCGGTGTGATTGTGATGAACTTTTATTATTAATTCGATCGAAGTCATTAAAAAGGCCTTTATTTTTGTAAATTCATACATTTGGACAAAAAGATTTGATTTTATAGTCCTTTTCAAGTGTTATTTTTATTATACTTTTCTCAAAAGATCAATACTTTAGTTTTCCCAGCATGTATTCATAATTTAAAGCGAAAGTAATGGGTTTAGTTAAATACATTGAACTAGCCTTGTATTCCCTTTTGCGAAAGCAGGCCACCTTTTGCCCACCGGCAAAACAACCCTGGGTTGGCTTGGTCATATGCACCTGGCTAGTCACCACCCTCACTGTGGCAGGCCACCTTTTGCCCACCGGCAAAACAACCCTGGGTTGGCTTGGTCATATGCACCTGGCTAGTCACCACCCTCACTGTGGAAGAAGATGATCTACGGCAGGTCAATGACCCGTTCATTTATTAATTCAGCCTATTTTGACTCTTATAAATTCAGTTTAATATGTCCAATTTGACACCTCTAATCTACATTTCACTACGACAAGTTGCAGCTTAGTAATATGAATTGGTGAAGTTTTATTCAGTTTTCTTTGTATTTTGCGGTGTGATTGTGATGAACTTTTCTCATTAATTCGATCGAAGCCATTAAAAAGACCTTTATTTTTGTAAATTCACACATTTGGACAAAATGATTTGATTTTATAGTCCTTTTCAAGTGTTATTTTTATTATACTTTTCACAAAAGATCAATACTCCAACAAAAGTAAAAACGCTGAATGTTTAGGGGCATTTGGTTACAGGAATTAGGGGTTATCTCAGTATACATTTGGGATTAAATTTGTTCAGTATTTAGTCAGGAGTATTAGCTAAAAGTCTAAAACCATGATATAATTTAGTGCGAATAGGTTAAAAAACTCGTAAACTATCATCATTTTGCGAGTTCCATACCTGAACTATTGAATGTTCATAGTACCcctaaccccctgtttggatggcggtttcccatggttcattaatgtatggttttgtatgaaaccatgtttgttttcattgttcttaaaattatgtggtatggtgttgtacaCCCGTGATTCATCCCAtgattatataaccatgaaaagtccaatttttgtaaccacggatttggtggtttttccgtggttacatatttcattttcccattataccccaccccaccccactccCACCCTACTACTCACCCCCACTCCCACTCTCCACCATCCACCATCCACCATCCACctcaccccaccctaccacccatgtcacaccacccacccctccacccatgtcacaccacccacccctccaccacccactacccctcaccaccacccaaccccactctaccacccactacccctcaccaccactacccccatcctcatcccacctcacaccacccactcctccaccacccccactcactacctacttatttttaaagttcctattttattctttacctgagttttattaatatatataaactaatttctaattgagagttaaggatattttagtaaacttacaagttattatacagtaccatacagtcaaaccaaacaatacaaatgttattaaaccacaacaaacgatacagtctatccaaacattgtgttcattaatatagtacaatacaatacaacaccatactgtaccataccatactgtacattaatgaaccacgggaaacaaccatccaaacagagggtaagcTACCACGAACTCATACTAAAATGCCCTCTGAAGCACACATGGAATTCCTTTTTGATCCACACACCCTGCTCTCCACACCGCAACTCATTGTGCTAGATGGACACATTTTAAAGACTTTTTTTATCTCCACGCGGCAAGTTATCCCAAACATTTTGCCACATATTCAACCGGGGTTTTTAATCTAAAGGAAGTCATAAATTAGGTAATGGAAACACTCAATATTTTGGGTATTAAACTTATAAAATAGCGATAGTTTAGATGCTTTTTAACATATTCACTCTAAAATTTATATTAAAATCTTGGGATTATCATCAATCTCATATAGAAGTGGATTAATTGGGATAACCTCATTTGAACCAAACGACTCCTTTAGTATGTACAATTAAACTGGCTCATAAATATTAGGTGCAAAATGAAGTGTCCACTTTGACATTTCAAATTCGAAAATTGAGCCTTTACCAAAGCCTAAAGGTATCCCGCCAGAAGCTAAGTCTGCTTTCTTTTCTTGAAGTAGAAAAATCGCCATTGAAACCCTAAAAAACAGCATAATGGGAAAGCGTGGAGTGGTGGATACTGACTATGAAGAATTCCGAAAAACGCTAATCTTGGAAAACCAGGTACTCTTCTCATTCCTGTCTCttttatttcaattttaattGCTATAGCTGAATTTTCTAGTATACAGGCTCGATTGGCCAGTCATGGAATTCAAAAAACCATCACAGAGCTCCGCAAAATCAGGTCTAAACCACAATCAGACAAGAAAAAACATAACAACTTCGACGCCCCTTTACGGCGTTCCAATCGAGGTAATGAATGAATTTTTAATTAAATAGGCGTTTGCCCatgatatttttcactttatttggaattttcaaagtaggagttgtgtttggttatagtttttgcaaagaatatttgattgtttgaatgtactcAGAGTGAAAAAAGtaggaaaaaaaagtgaaaaaacagAGTTTTAGGGAAATACAACTtcgtatttggaattttcatgaccaaatgctgattttgaaataaagtgaaaaaaaaattccgGGAAAAAGtgaaattctcatggccaaacgggaaGCTTACTTTTACAAGTGAACTTTGCCCCTCATTGGTGAGGTAAAACAAAACTTGCGTGCTTATATACAAAAGCACATATTATAGCTCACAAGAGTTGAGAGGAGTCAGcaatttggatttggatttggtcaaatgatctgattgattgataaatTTTTTGGACCAAATATCTTTATCAACTATTAATCATGTAATTATTAGTAAGTTTTAAATTATTCATTACTGGAAGATTGCAAACTTTTGcacttcaaatatatatatatatatatatatatatatatatattccataacCTTGGGTAGGGGAATTTATTTTCCATTGATAACAGGTAAATCCGAGGATGACAAGCTTAGTGTAAAGAAGAGCAGGACTGTGGAGACTACTAAGAAAGCGAAGGGGCCAAAGAGGCCTTTAAGTGCTTTCTTCGTTTTCATGGAGGAGTTCAGGATGGAGTACAAAGAGAAGCATCCAGACAACAAATCTGTGGGCGTTGTGGGTAAAGCTGGTGGAGAGAAATGGAGGTCCTTGTCCGATGAAGAGAAAGCTCCTTATCAAGCAAAGGCAGAAGAAATGAAGGCTGAATACCAAAAGAACAAGCAGGATTATAACAATAAACATCAGGCTGGTGTAGTTGAAGAGGAGGAATCTGACAAGTCAAGTTCTGAGGTTAACGATAATGATGAAGATGAGGATTGAAGTAATGTTTGTAGTGGATGATGTGAAGAAAATGAATGTAGGATCTGAAGAAATAgctgtttatttagtattttgttttCATGGTTTATTTGGGTGTTTATTTAGATGAGCTGCCTGTCTTAAGAGCTCTAGTTGTTGATGTACTCTATTTTGTTGGCGCTTAAGGATAATTTTACTAGGACTTGTGTGCCAGCTAATTTGCACTATTATCCTTTAGTATgatgatgatgtaaaatgagCTTAAATGAAGAGGTGGgaattcatatagccgaccccaACTTGTTTGTGATTGAGGCAATAGTAGTTGTTATTGTAGTTAAAGATGATATTTTGAGGAAAGACCGCTAATGCACCGCTGTTGAGAGTGAAACTTTGCTTAATGCCGCACCTTACGCTGGAAGCTTTGTCTCTGTGTTGCACCAGCAAGGAGTACAGGGCAACTGTATATGGCCCAAGTGGTTGATGAAACGTCTGCTCATTTCACTTCGTTTGCCACAATATAACCTGAAACGCAATGATTTTGTTAATAGCTGAGGAGTTATCTTGCCCTATTTTGAATGTAAGGGAAAAGCTCTTAATTTTCTCTGTACTTCTGAAAATCTTAAAGTATACTCTAAATTTGCTTCCTTAGGTACACAAAGTACACGGGTATGTTCTGAATGCCTATATAAGCTAGTGTGATCTTGAATCACTTTGATTCCTTCACCCTTTAGTAGGATAGTGTATCAAGATGTTATATTTGACTCCATCTTATAGTTGAAGGGGAAGTATGTTAGTACTCCTGGATGAAGGAAGCTTTAGATGTCTTTGCATCTAAGCTCACAAAGAGAAATAAAGACGACGAGCCTCAGACATGCCCTTTCAAGAAATTGTCCTATGATCAGATAGTTGgcggcaacaacaacaacaacataacagtggaatcccacaatgtggggtatgaggagggtaaagtgtacgcagaccttacccccaccttgaaaggtagggagattgtttccgaaagaccctcggctcaaaaaaaaaagaaggggaaaTAAGACAAAAAAGTCAGATATGGACAAGCATATCAAAGCAATgtgaaaataagaaataaaaagagCGAAAAAGTCAAGATAAAACAGCATGAAaagacaagacccaacacataaCAGCAAGAATCAAAGGGCAATAAACGGTAGAGCAAAACTACGGCTACTAGTGCTAAAGAAAAAgcgagactacctactagccttctatcctaatctgagtcctccacaacctcctatctaaggtcatgtcctcagtaatttgaaactgcgccatgtcctgtctaatcacctctccccaatacttattcggcctacctctacctcttctaaaaccgtccatagccaacctctcacgcctccgcactggggcatctatgtctctcctcttcacatgtcatgtcctcagtaatttgaaactgcgccatgtcctgtctaatcacctctccccaatacttattcggcctacctctaccttttctaaaaccgtccatagccaacctctcacgcctccgcactggggcatctatgtctctcctcttcacatgcctaaaccatctcaacctcgcttcccgcatcttgtcctccaccgatgccattCTCACCTTGTCTCAGAtgtcttcattcctaattctatctctcctagtgtgcccacacatccaccgcagcattctcattttcgtgactttcatcttctgcacatgagagttcttgactggccaacactctgctCCGTACAaaaaagtcggtctaaccaccactttatagaacttgcccttaagttttggtgacaTTTTCTTGTCAAACAACACTccagaagcgagcctccattttatccatcctgcaccaatacgatgtgtgacatcatcgtcaatatccccatttctTTGTATAATAGAcctaagatacttgaaacttcctttcttttggatgaccagggtaccaagcctcacttccacgtcagCATCATGAGGTAcaccactgaacctgcactccaagtactctgtcttggtcctactcaacttaaatcctttagactctaaCGTCCGTCTCCAATCCTCTAGCTTAgagttaactccgctacgagtctcgtcaagcaagactatgtcatccgcgaacaacatacaccatgacatctcaccttgaatttgtcgcgtcaatccatccatcaccaaggcaaataaaaataggctaagagctgatccctgatgcaaaccCATCagaactggaaagtgctctgagtctcctcctacaaTCCTTACTCtggtcttggctccatcatacatgtccttgatcgctctAATGTATGCCACATGTACACCTTTAGCCTTCAAGtatctccataaaacctctcttggcactttgtcgtaagctTTCTcaaggtcgatgaataccatgtgcaagtccctatACACCTCCACTAATCTCCtaacaatatgaatggcttcagTAGTAGAACACCCCGGCATGAATCCATTGTACCTAATTCTAACCAATGGTTTATGAAGAACCAAGAATCAGCATTGAAGATTTGACTTGTGAAGAGCTGAAAATTATCCTAGCAGCTAAGCCCTCTGTAGATAAGCTAATATGAAGAACGAAGTAGAAATCCGTCAGTTCAATGAAATTAGTAATGTAGTCAACTTAATGCTCAGTGAAGAATCAACAGATGAGCGCCAAAGCCCAAGCTATGTTCCACGAAGAATTTGGAAATAGCCATGTCACTTCAGTCTTTGGTGAAGGTAAAAGAAGAATAAGCATTGCTGCTTTCAGCTAGCAAACAAATAAAGGAGAAACCTCAAGACTTTAAGAACCGAGGCTGTGGAGCCAGGGCCTATCCAGTAGAATTGTCCAAGGAAGTGGGAGCCAGGAATCAGCATAATATAAAGGAGAAAGAAAGAACCTTGGAACACTGTCAACAGAAATTTTGATGACTAGAGGTGAAGGAAATAATCAAGAACGCACAGTTCTACAGGGAGTGATCTCCGTATTTGTTTTACTAGTCATCAACACAATCGCATGCCTTAAGCACGAACTTTAGAATAAAAAATTATAAAGCTCGTCTAGTAGCTAAGGGGTACATATACAGAACATGGAGGATTACAAGAAAGTAGAAATAAGCAGAAGAGGGGACCTAAGATATATGAGTAAGACTTCAAAATTctaaattatgaataaagattttTGTGATATTGCCTGCACAAGAAAatgaaatcaagacaatagtgaAATCTGACCGTCACTGGTGGCTTTAGGTGCTTTGTGTTTCATTCATCTTGCTCTGAATCCATTTAAAGATATGTTATAAGCGTATAAAGCAAAAGGTTACTATCTAAAGAATATAGTGATCATTCTTCCATATCTTTTCGGGCTAGAGTGATTTTGTGGGTTAACTCTTCAAACATGAGTCATTTTATCGTTGTAACAAAACAAACGTGACTTTACTAGGTACTTTTCATAACTTGAATGATCATACAAGCAATTGGCTCATATTCTTCACTATATTATTGCCGACATTAGTAGAAAATAATGAAATTCAATTGCAGTTGACTGTATTGTGGGTTTGCAGGATCGCAACTTGCAAGCAAATGTGTAGCAGTAGATTTGAATTAATAGTCCATCAACAAATTTAAAATGAGCACAATCTTATTACATTAAAACATTTTAATTTGACAGCCAAATATATAGAGACTAGTTTACAGAAGACCCAAGATTCAAGGGATTCACAACTTATTAAATTAGATATTTtctttgattattcttttctCTTTGATTGTTTCCTTGACTCTACAATAGGTACAAGGAAGGATATAGGAAATAACAATTTCACTAAAAAAATTAAGTTTCAAACGCATGATTGTATTCTCCTATCTTGTTTTTCCCCTTAATTAGTTGTAAGTCACCAGCCTAACTAAACAACAAAGTCGTCTATGCTTCATCAAGACAAACTTGAAGAGTTAATTAACAAGAATTACTACTCATTCTACATTTCAGATCTTTTATATATGTGTTAGTATTTTCAAACTCCTTAACTGTAAAATGAAGATTTCTCGTAAAAAAACATATaactaaaaataaatttataCAGGACTATAAAACCAATTAATCCATTTTATATCTTGTATTGTGATTGTGACAAACTTTTCTTATAAATccaattcaagacgcattttTTTAATCTTGATTTCTCATGTACTTGTTAGTTCGCATATATGCACATGTGACCTGTCAGAAACTCAGAAGCAAGTGGTACATATtctattaagagcccgtt
The nucleotide sequence above comes from Lycium barbarum isolate Lr01 chromosome 3, ASM1917538v2, whole genome shotgun sequence. Encoded proteins:
- the LOC132633176 gene encoding nudix hydrolase 18, mitochondrial-like, with amino-acid sequence MAMTKTLSMISRTGRDLQRYNDGCRQVVGCIPYRYRKTNKSSTVQGTQIDDLEFLLISSQKSPRWMFPKGGWESDEALEDAALRETFEESGVIGDVEVQEFLGTWSFKSKSQGTFHEGHMFPLLVTDELDDWPEKTVRKRLWLKFSEAREVCFHSWMKEALDVFASKLTKRNNDDEPQTCPFDEFNSNTMFYEEPRISIEANDHLTCEEDLISLVAKPSLGKLLFNEDSRSKPLLFSNVANSMFSEEATMNTKSQKMFNDEVGNSHVAPMFVEGKRISIATFS
- the LOC132633177 gene encoding HMG1/2-like protein, producing the protein MGKRGVVDTDYEEFRKTLILENQARLASHGIQKTITELRKIRSKPQSDKKKHNNFDAPLRRSNRGKSEDDKLSVKKSRTVETTKKAKGPKRPLSAFFVFMEEFRMEYKEKHPDNKSVGVVGKAGGEKWRSLSDEEKAPYQAKAEEMKAEYQKNKQDYNNKHQAGVVEEEESDKSSSEVNDNDEDED